The proteins below are encoded in one region of Blastocatellia bacterium:
- the uvrA gene encoding excinuclease ABC subunit UvrA, with protein sequence MAIDRITIRGARQHNLKNVSLEIPRNRLTVITGLSGSGKSSLAFDTIYAEGQRRYVESLSAYARQFLDQLEKPDVDAIDGLSPAISIEQKTTTRSPRSTVGTVTEVYDYLRLLFSSIGLPHCPQCGRQISRQSADQIVQQMAHLPEGERVMILAPLVRGRKGEFKKELEKLQRSGFNRARIDGEIRQLDEEIKLDKRRNHTIEVVVDRLLIKAGVQKRLEDSVQIAAKLTDGLVMVSIIDGEERLYSEKMACPECGISIPTIEPRSFSFNSVYGACPACHGLGTRAEIDPAKIVPDPSLPINDQDPFPAEAAISNYLRDVMKTLARQSGLTADHPFAELPQKAQDAFFYGSKERLTLRYGNYEYKAEWKGAIQYLSSRESEFKNEASLSAYESLISQVVCPECEGKRLQPASLGVRVAGRTIADYTALPIAQAARVFQSVKLNDREEKIAGLILREIRARMSFLDTVGLGYLTLDRASATLSGGEGQRIRLATQIGSQLRGVLYVLDEPSIGLHPRDNLKLLDTLEHLRDLGNTVLVVEHDEETIRRADHVVDLGPGAGAHGGEIVAEGTPAEVAANPRSLTGRYISGQTRIPVPKVRRSPNGKAIKVIGARANNLKNIDVTFPLGLFTVVTGVSGSGKSTLVDDILYRSLARKLYRSLLEPGEHRAVTGLENIDKIIEIDQSPIGRTPRSNPATYTGVFTPIRELYAMLPESRERGYKPGRFSFNVKGGRCEACQGDGMKCIEMNFLPDVYVLCDVCRGARYNRETLSVRYKGLSIADLLDTTIEEALPILENIPQIKIKLQTLIDVGLSYIKLGQSATTLSGGEAQRIKLAKELSKRATGRTLYILDEPTTGLHFEDVRKLLDVLHQLVALGNTVLVVEHNLDVIKSADWIIDLGPEGGEDGGRVVAEGAPEEVARIKKSYTGQALRAALNGHSTRKPA encoded by the coding sequence ATGGCAATAGACCGCATTACAATTCGTGGCGCGCGACAGCACAACCTCAAGAACGTCAGCCTTGAGATTCCCCGCAACCGGCTGACGGTGATCACAGGGCTATCGGGCTCCGGCAAATCCTCGCTGGCTTTCGACACCATCTACGCCGAAGGCCAGCGGCGTTACGTCGAGAGCCTGTCGGCTTACGCCCGCCAGTTCCTCGACCAGTTGGAGAAGCCCGACGTAGACGCCATTGACGGCTTGTCACCGGCCATCTCGATTGAGCAGAAGACGACGACGCGCAGCCCGCGCTCGACGGTCGGCACGGTGACCGAAGTTTACGATTACCTGCGCCTGCTCTTTTCGAGTATCGGCCTGCCGCATTGCCCGCAGTGCGGCCGCCAGATTTCGCGCCAGTCCGCCGACCAGATCGTTCAGCAGATGGCGCACCTGCCGGAAGGCGAGCGCGTGATGATCCTGGCGCCATTGGTGCGCGGGCGCAAAGGCGAGTTCAAGAAGGAGCTGGAAAAGCTCCAGCGCTCGGGCTTCAACCGCGCCCGCATTGATGGCGAGATTCGCCAGCTCGACGAAGAGATCAAGCTCGACAAGCGGCGCAATCATACCATCGAAGTCGTCGTTGACCGGCTGCTGATCAAGGCGGGCGTCCAGAAGCGCCTGGAAGACAGCGTGCAGATTGCCGCCAAGCTCACCGACGGGCTGGTGATGGTTTCGATCATTGATGGCGAAGAGCGGCTCTACAGCGAGAAGATGGCCTGCCCGGAATGCGGCATCTCGATCCCGACCATCGAGCCGCGCTCGTTTTCCTTCAACAGCGTTTATGGCGCCTGTCCCGCGTGTCACGGCCTGGGGACGCGCGCCGAGATCGATCCCGCGAAGATCGTTCCCGACCCGTCGCTGCCGATCAACGATCAAGACCCCTTCCCTGCCGAAGCCGCCATCAGCAATTATCTGCGCGACGTGATGAAGACCCTGGCGCGGCAGTCGGGATTGACCGCCGACCATCCCTTCGCCGAGCTGCCGCAGAAGGCGCAAGACGCATTCTTTTACGGCTCGAAAGAGCGGCTGACTTTGCGTTATGGCAATTACGAATACAAGGCCGAGTGGAAAGGCGCGATTCAATACCTGTCGAGTCGCGAGAGCGAATTCAAAAACGAAGCCTCGTTGAGCGCTTACGAGTCGCTGATCTCGCAGGTCGTCTGCCCCGAATGTGAAGGCAAGCGCTTGCAACCGGCGTCGCTCGGCGTGCGCGTCGCCGGGCGGACGATTGCCGACTACACGGCGCTGCCGATTGCCCAGGCGGCCAGGGTCTTTCAATCGGTCAAGCTCAATGACCGCGAAGAGAAGATCGCCGGCTTGATCCTGCGCGAGATTCGCGCCCGCATGAGTTTTCTCGACACCGTCGGCCTCGGCTATCTGACTTTGGACCGCGCTTCGGCGACGCTGTCGGGCGGCGAAGGCCAGCGCATACGGCTGGCAACGCAGATCGGCTCGCAACTGCGCGGCGTGCTTTATGTCCTCGACGAGCCGTCCATCGGCCTGCACCCGCGTGACAACTTGAAACTGCTCGACACGCTTGAACACCTGCGCGACCTCGGCAATACGGTGCTTGTCGTCGAGCACGACGAAGAAACGATTCGCCGCGCCGATCATGTCGTCGATCTGGGGCCGGGAGCCGGCGCGCACGGCGGCGAGATCGTCGCTGAAGGCACGCCTGCGGAGGTCGCGGCAAATCCGCGCTCGCTGACGGGCCGTTATATTTCAGGCCAGACGCGCATCCCCGTGCCAAAGGTGCGGCGCTCGCCCAACGGCAAAGCCATCAAGGTCATCGGCGCGCGCGCTAACAACCTGAAGAACATTGACGTGACTTTCCCGCTCGGCCTGTTTACGGTCGTCACAGGGGTTTCGGGCTCAGGCAAATCAACGCTGGTTGACGACATTCTCTACCGCAGCCTGGCGCGCAAGCTCTACCGCAGCCTGCTTGAGCCGGGCGAGCACCGCGCCGTGACGGGGCTTGAGAACATAGACAAGATCATCGAGATCGATCAATCGCCCATCGGGCGGACGCCGCGCTCGAACCCGGCGACCTACACCGGGGTATTTACGCCGATCCGCGAGTTGTATGCGATGCTGCCGGAATCGCGCGAGCGCGGTTATAAGCCGGGGCGCTTTTCGTTCAACGTCAAAGGCGGGCGCTGCGAAGCATGTCAGGGCGACGGCATGAAGTGCATCGAGATGAACTTTCTGCCCGACGTTTATGTGCTGTGCGATGTCTGTCGCGGCGCGCGTTATAATCGCGAAACGCTGTCGGTGCGCTACAAGGGGCTATCGATTGCCGACCTGCTCGACACGACGATTGAAGAAGCGCTGCCGATTCTTGAAAACATCCCGCAGATCAAAATAAAGCTGCAAACGCTGATCGATGTCGGCCTGAGTTACATCAAGCTCGGCCAGTCAGCGACGACGCTATCGGGCGGCGAAGCGCAGCGCATCAAGCTGGCGAAAGAGCTGTCGAAGCGCGCCACGGGCCGGACGCTTTATATCCTGGATGAGCCGACGACCGGGCTGCACTTTGAAGACGTGCGCAAGCTGCTCGACGTGCTGCATCAACTGGTGGCGCTCGGCAACACGGTGCTGGTGGTCGAGCACAACCTGGATGTGATCAAGAGCGCCGACTGGATCATTGACCTCGGCCCCGAAGGCGGCGAAGACGGCGGGCGCGTGGTCGCCGAAGGCGCGCCCGAAGAAGTGGCGCGCATCAAGAAATCCTACACCGGGCAAGCCCTGCGCGCCGCGCTCAACGGCCACAGCACTCGCAAGCCGGCGTAA
- a CDS encoding D-sedoheptulose 7-phosphate isomerase codes for MIERIRQIAHESIETKRAFFAAHAGAVARAAEVLTETVRAGGKVLIFGNGGSAADAQHIAAELVNRLNYDRPPIAAIALTTDTSILTSVANDASFTELFERQVRALGRMGDAVIAISTSGNSPNVLRAAEAARELGLKIIALAGRDGGRLAPLADVALVVETASTQRVQETHITIAHILCELIEDALYSQAR; via the coding sequence ATGATCGAACGCATCCGGCAGATCGCACACGAGAGCATCGAGACCAAGCGGGCGTTTTTTGCGGCGCACGCCGGAGCGGTCGCACGCGCCGCCGAGGTCTTGACTGAAACGGTTCGCGCCGGCGGCAAGGTGCTTATCTTTGGCAATGGCGGCTCGGCAGCCGACGCACAGCATATCGCCGCCGAGCTGGTGAACCGCTTGAACTATGACCGCCCGCCGATTGCCGCCATCGCCTTGACCACCGACACGTCGATTCTCACTTCGGTCGCTAACGATGCGAGCTTCACTGAACTCTTCGAGCGCCAAGTGCGCGCGCTGGGCCGCATGGGCGACGCGGTGATCGCCATCTCGACCAGCGGCAACTCGCCGAATGTCTTGCGAGCCGCCGAAGCCGCGCGCGAGCTGGGACTGAAAATCATCGCGCTGGCGGGCCGTGACGGCGGGCGGCTCGCGCCGCTCGCGGACGTGGCGCTGGTCGTCGAAACCGCTTCGACGCAGCGAGTACAGGAAACCCATATCACCATCGCACACATCCTGTGCGAGCTGATCGAAGACGCGCTCTACTCGCAAGCGAGGTGA
- a CDS encoding GntR family transcriptional regulator: protein MQFLLDKAQATSLFEQARDQLLTALHLGSVRGGQRLPSVRQTAQRSGINTKTAFAIYQRLQQEGYVELRAGSGAYVADIDRVDLDQTYCLSILQLIKANLAEASHLELDAPRYQALVERYINRSRLAATQVTVVECNEEQIHLFAHEISSRLQVRVFPVLLSQLLHADRRTARALAQSDYFLTTDYHFKQVREIAGRYHKKLLQLRLNAAFLSELVKAARRGRVLMIVSNANFFPAFRQNLLGLGIPSATLDHIQAVDGHQVGKIRAALAACRYVYISPICDQRLRQLVPRGVKEVSIESMLAAESLEAIEAILLFHGEPPAPR, encoded by the coding sequence ATGCAATTCCTGTTAGACAAAGCCCAGGCGACATCGCTCTTCGAGCAGGCGCGCGACCAGTTGCTGACGGCGCTACACCTGGGCAGCGTGCGCGGCGGCCAGCGCCTGCCCAGCGTCCGGCAGACCGCGCAGCGCAGCGGCATTAACACCAAGACCGCTTTTGCCATCTATCAGCGGCTGCAACAGGAAGGCTACGTTGAATTGCGCGCAGGGTCGGGGGCTTACGTCGCCGATATAGACCGCGTTGACCTTGACCAGACCTATTGCCTATCGATCCTGCAACTGATCAAAGCCAATCTCGCAGAGGCCAGCCACCTTGAGCTGGACGCCCCGCGCTATCAGGCGCTGGTCGAGCGCTACATCAATCGCTCGCGGCTCGCGGCGACACAGGTGACGGTCGTCGAATGCAACGAGGAGCAGATTCACCTCTTCGCGCATGAGATTTCCAGCCGTTTGCAGGTGCGCGTCTTCCCCGTGCTGCTCTCACAACTGCTGCATGCGGATCGGCGCACGGCACGTGCCCTGGCGCAATCGGACTATTTCCTGACCACTGATTACCACTTCAAACAGGTGCGGGAGATCGCCGGGCGCTACCACAAAAAGCTCTTGCAACTGCGATTAAACGCCGCCTTTCTGAGCGAGCTGGTCAAAGCCGCGCGCCGCGGGCGCGTTCTGATGATCGTATCGAACGCCAATTTCTTCCCGGCTTTCCGGCAGAACTTACTCGGCCTCGGCATCCCGTCGGCGACCCTGGATCACATCCAGGCAGTGGATGGCCATCAGGTCGGAAAGATTCGTGCCGCGCTCGCCGCCTGCCGTTACGTCTACATTTCGCCCATCTGTGACCAGCGCCTCCGCCAACTGGTGCCGCGAGGCGTCAAAGAGGTAAGCATTGAAAGTATGCTGGCTGCCGAATCGCTCGAAGCCATCGAAGCGATCTTGCTATTTCACGGCGAGCCGCCCGCGCCCCGTTAA
- a CDS encoding metal-binding protein: protein MPSGRTHDRITFLLVPPTAAAAYYFTGNWVVAAITTAAMLFGGLMFGPDLDIQSRQYTRWGPLRFLWWPYKVALPHRSRLSHSILIGTWVRVIYFIVVVAVIFAVVLYARDFYLHRQAAALSDLSGAFTRVWETVASVKRDYLIATLVGLWIGATSHTVSDVLGSFFKSVRRSI, encoded by the coding sequence ATGCCCTCAGGACGGACGCATGACCGCATCACCTTTCTGCTGGTGCCGCCGACAGCGGCGGCGGCCTACTACTTCACGGGCAACTGGGTCGTTGCGGCGATTACGACGGCGGCGATGCTTTTTGGCGGGCTGATGTTCGGCCCCGATCTCGACATTCAGAGCCGCCAGTACACGCGCTGGGGGCCGCTCAGGTTCTTGTGGTGGCCCTACAAAGTCGCCCTGCCGCACCGCTCGCGCCTGTCGCACAGCATCCTGATCGGCACCTGGGTTCGCGTTATCTATTTCATCGTCGTCGTCGCCGTCATCTTTGCTGTCGTCCTCTATGCACGCGATTTTTATCTGCACCGCCAGGCCGCCGCCCTGAGCGATTTGAGCGGCGCGTTCACCCGCGTCTGGGAGACCGTGGCTTCGGTCAAGCGTGATTATCTTATCGCTACGCTGGTCGGTTTATGGATCGGCGCGACCAGTCACACCGTATCCGACGTGCTCGGCTCATTTTTTAAAAGCGTGCGCCGCTCGATCTGA